In Saccharomyces paradoxus chromosome IV, complete sequence, the DNA window cacccacacccacacccacacacaccacaccacacaccacacccacacccacacccacacccacacccacacccacacaccacacccacacccacacccacacccacacccacacccacacccacacaccacacccacaccacacccacacaccacacccacacccacacaccacacccacacacaccacacacACACTAACCCTAACACTAACCCTCACTCCATCCCTTCCTATACCCATCTCAACTTACCCTCCCTCTCTCATCTCGACCTGCCCTCCCCCTCTTACCCTACCTCTCCCACATCACAATCCACGGCACTTACCTCACCACCCCATGCCCTGCCCCATTCTCCCACTCCACCACCTCTAACCACCATCCATCATCCGACTATTCATCTCCACACCCCAACCACCATCTACCCCCTTTCCAATATCTAATATTCAACTCCCACTACCACTTACCCTACTATCCATCTACCTTTCCCCATCTACCATGTCGTCCTTACTATAACACTACATACCACatgtaaacaaatcaaacgtaaacaaatcaaacgtaaacaaatcaaacgtaaacaaaCCAAACGTAAACAATGCAAGAAGTAACTTACCCTGCCACACTATCAACCTCTCCACTATACCTTTCACATCCCCCAAACAATACCACCTCCAACTATCACACCCACATTCCTAAATCTACCATACTcaccttttatttatttaacgatATCGCTTACGCACACGGACGCTATAGAACACATCACCCCAACTTACCCCGCCATAATACTCTACACCAAGGCCATCCATCTCTCACTCGATCACTACCATATACATCACCACATCACCATACACGGCACTTGCCTCAGCGGTTTATACCCTGTGCCATTTACCCATAACGCCCACgattatccacattttaatatctataactgATCACATAACctcaattatcatataaatactcttaACTTCATGCTTTATAACGtttttatacaaatatccactacccattttatatatactaatataaataccaccaaataatcacaactaaaatcacctaaacataaaaatatactatttatcaataagaagGTATAAACACACTATATATTAACATAACATATCACCCCATTCATATAATTGTAACGCAGTATGAATAGGTGCCATACGGACAGCACTACATAAGATTATCATCACTACTATTGTATTAATGATCCCATTCGAACATTCAGTTATGTAAACGCTTTTCGTAAGAATGTAAGTTATTAACACCACCTTCTAGTTGAGCAGAAGCCGTtctgaattcaaatctAACTTTACCGCTCTGgacattcttctttaatagAGTTAACGACCTACAGCCAATGTCTTGGCAAGAATGTTGTAATCCATTGTACAAGTAcggaataaatttcttaatgGATCCTTTGTCAACGACAGCGCCGGAGACACCCTGTGCAACCAAAACGCTGtcaaattctgaaaagtAACGAGACGTAGATGCATTCCCTTTAGTACCAGTCTTTTGCATGGCGTCAATGGAACCCATACCACGGTACGCCTTCAATCTTTTACCATCTTGATAGAAATACTCACCTGGTGATTCCGTAGTACCAGCCAACATACCACCCATCATAACAGTAGAAGATCCAAGAGCCAACGCCTTGGTAATGTGACCGATGTTTTGAACACCACCATCAGCCATACATGGAACACCGAACTGGTTAGCAAATTCACACACGTTGTAGACCGCTGTACCTTGTGGCCTACCACAAGCCATAACTTCTTGAGTGATACAAATAGAGCCAGTTCCCATACCGATTCTCAAACCATCCGCACCGGCAGCAATCAAATTGGCAGCTTGTTCCCTGGTCACAACGTTACCAGCGATGACTTCCAGACCTGCGAAACTCTCTTTGACCCACTTGAGCATgttcaattggaaaatagaGTTGCCTTGGGATGAATCCAAGATGACGACATCCAAGCCGGCTTTGACCAATAATCTTagtctttctttatcagcGTCCATAGTACCAATGGAAGCACCACATAGCAATTGCTTGGTGTTGGCAGATTTGGACGCTAATGGGTAgttttgattcttcattaaatcaGTTCTGGAAAGCATAGAAACTAAGTTACccttttcatcaacaatCAATAGCCtaccctttttgattttctttagaatCTCGTTACCTTCTGATAACGTGATACCTTGTGCACCGGTAACAGCGTTCTTGGTCATGACATCCTGAACGAGTAAAGAGTCGTCCTCAACGAACTGTATATCACGAGAAGTGATGACTCCCACCAACTTTGCATTTCTCTTGCCATCTTCCGTGACAGGGAAGCCTGCAAATccatactttttcttcatgcTCTTAGCTTCACCAACGGTGGTTGTTGGAGAAATCACAATAGGGTTGTTAATAAACCCATTTTCATAGTTCTTGACCCTTCTGACCATGTCAGCTTGGTCCTCGGGCGTACAGTTATGGTGAATAAAACCGATACCACCCGACAGAGCCATAAAGATGGCCATTTCCGATTCTGTCACAGTGTCCATTGGAGAGGAAACCAATGGAATGTTTAAAGTGATATTCCTGGTCAGCTTAGTCTGTAGGCTAACTTCAGAGGACGCAAAATCGACTAAACCTGGtaagatcaaaaaatcgttaTAAGTCAACCCACCTCTGATCTTCGAGTCCATCAATTCCTGCACAGACAAACCATCCAGTCTTGGAAGGCTCTTGGCAAATTGCAGTGCGGTCTTGTAGTCTTTAATAGCGGCCATTGCTTTTACGTATTTGGGTTGTTATcaattgaaactgaaaatatttacttcttttagTTTGTTATAAacgaataaaaaaataataagaaaagtaagGCAAGGAATAGAATAGAatacaggaaaaaaagttcccAGCATACTAGGTAAAATGTACAAGCCCACGAAACTGAGAAAAAGCCACCAAGGTTCTCCGGTTAAATGttcagcaaaaaatttccagtcgaatttttttctaaatgtTAAATGGGAAAAGACTCCACtatttatactttttttttattttttttttccgctttcttcgaggaaaagaaatgcgcGGCGTGCCTGCGCGGCGGTTAGGAAAAATGTCGACGTAATGAATAACGATCTAgcttatatgtcataatgtAGTAAGTTTATTGCCCTTTCTAGATGTTAttgagaattgggtgaataattagatattgttgggattccattgttactaaaggctataatattagatATACAGAATAcactagaagttctcctcgaggtGTAGTAGCTGATGATTGGGAAGCTGTTGCAAGAAATCTGAGTTTTTACTTCTGTGAAAACAAAGCCTGGAATACgaagtactttttttttcatgctGCGGACTGCCAAGGAATGTTCAGAACAACTCTTCTCGAACCATTCTCTTTAAAGAAAGACGAAGCTGCCAAGGCTAAGTCATTTAAAGGTTCTGTCCCTTACATTGAAGAGGCTTTGGAAGTCTATGCTACAGAAGTTGACGAACAATAGAAGTTGTTCAATAGTGAGAAAGCATGGAGCCCTGTTGACCTGGAAGACGTGCAGCTCCCCAAGGAAGTTCACCGATTTAAGCTTACCTGGATTCTCAAGAGGCTTTTCGATCCGCGGTTTTTACCgctgttctttttttatttttatgatGTCTGCAGTCTCGCAGTGAGGAGCCCTTGGTGTAGAAACGAATGcgccttcttcaattttataGTTTGTGTAATTCATCAGATCTGACTaatcaaaattattttacTCTTTACTATTATAACTATTCTCTTTCACCTATTCGCCGCTCgttaacaaaaaataaacttgcTACCATCCTACTAGATGCGTAAAACTCAATgtcgttttcttctgtaAGTGATGCCTTATTCCATGTATATccaaaaaagttatatGGCCCGttttatcaagaaattaTATCAGCACAACTTCAGCTGGTCTAGAGTGTTAATATGTCgggaaagaatatataataGTTTGATCCATAAAATCATGACACGATTATTGAGCATTAATTACAGCCAGACCGTTCACACATAACTTTTGCTTTCACATTTATTGTTAATCACGGGCGGTGTTGAAGGCTTTAGGGAAGCCAGTACCGAATACTAAATAGGAATCGCACTGCCACGGAAAAATTCCCTGATCTACAACCTTAATCTCAAAAGTGACACATGTGTAATAACGACTCCGGGCCGatccaataaaaaaaaaagcaacctatctattgaaaaagtaaacGAGTACGAAAACAATACGTTTTAGAATTCAGTATTTTCATGATAATTGTTTCCTTCGTACTCTCAACCCCCCACCTAGGAGGCGGCCCCAAAAGAGAGGTTATTTCTGGGTTCACCGTGGTGATAAGAATGGTTTGAAAGTACCGTCATTGATCAAACAGGTTTATAATTTtaatatacatttatataattaACTGTACttatatcatcaaaaagagctttttttttttctatattttatttttcgttACTTATCAATGTCTATAGAATTTCATTCGTAAAGGTCCGTGTTCCTATTTTGGAATGGCAGTGTAGATACCGTCCTTGGATAAAGCGCTAGAAATGGCTGGTCTCAATCTGGTAGAGTACCATGGGACACCGGTGATCATTCTGGTGACTTGGTCTGGAGCAATACCGGTCAACATGGTGGTGAAGTCACCGTAGTTGAAAACGGCTTCAGCAACTTCAACTGGGTAGGTTTCAGTTGGGTGGGCAGCTTGGAACATGTAGTATTGGGCCAAGTGAGCTCTGATATCGGAGACGTAGACACCCAATTCAACCAGGTTGACTCTTTCGTCAGATGGAGACAGAGTAGTAGTGGCTGGGGCAGCGGCAACAGTAGCAGCGATGGCGGCAACACCAGCAGCAATTGAAGTTAATTTGACcattgtatttgttttgtttgttaGTGCTGATATAAGCCTAAcaggaaagaaaggaatGAAGACATATTCACATAAAAGGATGATCATAGTGGCTTTATTTATACACATTCCTTCACCAGTCATCACGACTTAAACGAATCACTGGCTGGTGCTCTCATCCAATATCTCACATCCTTCATAACTCGTCTCTCTCCCAAAATATTCACGGTAACTGTGAGATCGCACTTGTTCCTGAACGAGGCATATGCCTTTCATAGACTTCGTATATGAatgatattgttttatGATGTCTATGTGTATTCGTATGTGGAGGAATGTAAAAATGCCAATTATGGGGGTGCCAAGGTGTGCCTTGAAAAACCCTTTTCGTGTGCCTGTGATATTTCCATTTTGGTCGGAAAGAATATCTGAACTTGATTTTGGACCCTCGTTCAGAAGCTTATTGTCTAAGCCTATATTTGGTATGCTCTAAACGATCGCCGGGGAAAAATAATACTGTTACTGTCTCTTTCCTGGATTTTTGCAGAATAGTAAACATGTGTTGGGAGTCGTATATTGATAAAAGTCTGTGATTTTACGCACTCTCAGTTAATTCGCTGATACGACTACGTAATTTAAGTCGAGAAAATAAGCAGCTATTATTGAAACGATGGAAGGCCTTAACTCTGTTATgtcaaaagaataaagaatagAAATTTTGCTGCCAGATTATGACATAGATAAAGCTTTGCGTGACAGGCAATGCTCATTAATGATTAGAGACTCTTTGCCGGCGGCGCAAATTGAACATAAGGGATGTATGATTCATAAGTGCTATATCACATTAATATAGTTTAGGAATATATATTGCCCTACTTGGAAATATTATTTCAACTTTTAGTATATAATATGGTGTCAATTATAAGCTATTAAGGGAaaggatttttttactaaaaCGTAACTTACGTGTTTGGTTTATTTAATATCTACAAGGAAGTATAAAATAGGTGTGTGgttaaaaatattaactTAGTGCGTAGATTATATATACTTTATCCAACATTGGTACTCTTACGTACCATGTATATTCCACAACAGTGAATGCTTTTACACCAGAGTAAATGAACTCTTGTGAGCCATTTATGCTACTTTCATATTCTCCATTAAAACAGGTACTACTGTTGAAAAGGCATAATAACCTGAAGTTTCGTATGGGTTCGTTACACTAGGTGAAGGTTTATTTCCCTCCATATCGTCAAGCCATTCGCTGATATTGATAATAGCTGGGAGGATTTTGGTTTCATAAAGGTTTTCATTCATCCAGATTACAGATACATTCAAATAGTAGTCGCCAAATCCCGATGCCtcatcaaaatgaaaatatgaAAGCTGCAATCGCGTTGATTATAACATTAGCTAAATTCACCACTACTCTACTTGGAGGCCTATCTTTGCAAAGTAAATGACAATTCTACAACAGCACCAGCTTCGCTACTTTTTTACGGTTGTAAAAATTAGTTATTGTCTGTTTTCAAGTCCAACGGTGTAAAACGATCATTTATTTAGCTGTCATTGCTACTATAGttaaggaagaaaattgtttCTGTTGCTAGAATATAGTCATATGCGGTGTGGAAATAAATGACGTAAATTTTGAAACCATTAAAATAGTGTTTGTGAAATCATTAAAATCTACAGGGAGTCGTAGCTAGATTGCATGACATTTCTTCAGAACAAAGCAACTCTCTTCGCCAGGGACGGCGCGAATGACCCTCTATTATGGAGTCTTCTCCTCTCATTCTCCTGTTGCCCTTTTTTAATCACACGCCTCGAAGCAGCTTCAACAATAAATACCGCTAATGTGAGTGGTATGCTGCCACAGTCAAATACTATACCTCCTCAATCTCCATCAGTAAGCGCCTGCTAAAACGATAACTGTCACATATCCTTAGAATTAAGGAGTGGTTTATCGTATAGTTTATAcaagaaatcaaatatcTGAAAAGTTTTAACCTCAAAGACatcattttgaataacGAGGAAGGTAGTTGATAGGTAGGTTTGTATACCTGGGATTACAATTTGATAGAACGGACCTTTTGAATTCCatcatatatttataaaatTACCTCAGTCGCAAGAATGCAAGATGATGCTTATAAATCTCTTaaaaaccaaaatattTCCTCCGTTCTAACCGTATCAATCATTTTTGTTAATCAATGTACAATATTGATTGCCATCTGTAGAAATAAAAgctacttttttttcaagccCCCCGCACGAAAAGTGCGCACGGTGCGTCAAATGACGTTTCAAACAGGAACATCTATGATTAGAGGCTATTCACCGATAACGCGAGGTCGCCTGCTTATGTTTGACATCTTAACCTATCGCCCTGTAGCAGGGTCTTTTTAAAAGCAACACCATCTCTCACAATAATAATGAGGCTATGAAAGTCTAAAAATATTGCGGCCATTAAGTACAGCCATCAACCACTCAAGAACCGAGGAAGAGGTCAGACCAATACGAAAGGTGATGGAGGAAGTGAGATACCAAAGGGTCTATAATCCAGAACAACTATATGTGGAAAAGTTTATCTATAGAGAAAATATTGCTAAATCTTGGATATCCGACTTACTCGAGGCTTAAAAAGGATAAACTCTAACAGCGTCAATGTCAAGGTCTTTAATGTACTGCAACTTGGAAGTCAAATCATTTAGATCACCCCATCAATCGTTGTTGGACCTTTTAAAGTAGGCCGGGTGAATTTGATAGATTGTGGCTTCTTTCCGCcaattccttcaattcCGAgtaatagtttttttttatgacTTATGTTTGGCTATTGCATCTGTCACTAATTGTTCGAGAATCAAGCAGAATTTACTGCTAAATTTTAAGCAACTCTTATGTTTTTGGTTTATTCGTGCCAAGCGAAAAGTGCACATGCTGTTCAAGAGGTGGATATGACTAGAAGAGCAGCCGGATGAGATGGTCATCCCGCGAGCCAGGATCAGTCCATAAAACACATTATAGATTACAAGTATGTTGTGGTGTTTTTTCTAGTGACTATCTCGCTATTTTTGTGACCGTGGAAACCTGTTGGGACCTTCCGGAAATACACCTCAGTCAATCTGCCATCTTCAGTGCACCGGATTGATAATTTCGCCGACAGTTTTAGTCAAATTATATAAGACTGTCACGCCTGCAAGTTCGGGACAGGTTTTGTAAGCTATTATTTTCGCACGAATTTTTCTGGTCTTGAATTACATCATCGCGGTTTGCAGACAGTCAGTCATTTGGAAGCATCCATTTTGAGTTAACGTTGCCTTTTTCTAGGGAAGGATCAGCCGTTACAgatttctcctttttttcttctaccAGAGGATCGTCCGCCATTCCGCACCCCGCGTTTTACGTGCACAGAACCTTCTGCAAAGTTAAGCTTTTGACATAGTGCCAGCCATATGCAATGAGTATGCCACAAGTACATAGTAGTGTTCACTATGGAATGTATAAAAAGGTGTGAAATCATCTATAATCGTTGTTTAACTTTATTAGAGACCTGTTCTTGGTAATATCTCACAAAATAACAGTACCATAAAACCCAACACAAAAATACATACACGTACTACAAAATTATTACCTAGCTATGAAAAACTTGCCTTTTCTCATAAACAGAAGAAAGGAGAATACGAGTAACTCGGATTTATACCCTGGAATGGCTAAATTGCATGAACCCAACTGGATAGAAATGGACGACCATACTAAGAAGGACAACTTAGATATCGTTCATCTTGAGTTCAGTCCAGATCCAATCACACCAAgcgataataataaagtaGTAGCAGAGGTATTTGATGCTACGGAGGATGCCCAGGAGGCAGACGAAAGCGAAAGAGGAATGCCACTTATGAAAGCATTGAATGCGTATCCCAAAGCAGTTGCTTGGTCATTATTAGTCTCTACAACATTGATCATGGAAGGGTACGATACGGCTATTCTGGGCGCTTTCTACGCTTTGCCGGTATTTCAGAGGAGGTTTGGCTCACAAGATGACCAAACCGGAGAATGGGAAATTCCAGCGTCATGGCAAATTGGGTTGACCTTATGTTACATGGCAGGTGAGATTGTGGGGCTACAATTAACGGGGCCCTCCGTGGACCTTGTTGGCAATCGTTACACATTGATTATCGCATTGTTTTTTCTAACTGCCTTCACTTTCATACTGTATTTTTGCAACAGTTTAGGTATGATTGCTGTGGGCCAGGCACTGTGTGGAATGCCATGGGGTTGTTTTCAGTGTTTGACAGTGTCTTACGCTTCGGAAATATGTCCCTTGGCTCTTAGGTATTATCTAACCACATATTCAAACTTATGTTGGTTATTTGGCCAACTTTTTGCTGCTGGCATcatgaaaaattctcaaaACAAATATGCAGACTCAGAATTAGGATATAAGCTGCCATTTGCCTTGCAGTGGATTTGGCCAGTACCTTTAGCATTgggtattttttttgcaccTGAATCTCCATGGTGGCTAGTCAAAAAAGGAAGGCTCGATGAGGCAAGGAGATCACTTGGAAGAACTTTAAGCGGCAAAGGCcctgaaaaagaaatactgATAACTCTGGAGGTggataaaataaaagtgactatagaaaaggagaaaagGCTCACAAGCAGGGAAGGCTCCTACAGCGATTGTTTTAAAGACAAGATTAATCGAAGAAGAACGAGAATTACTTGTCTCTGTTGGGCAGGTCAAGCAACTTGTGGTTCAATATTAATAGGCTATTCAACTTACTTTTACGAAAAGGCTGGCGTTAGTGTTGAAACATCCTTCACTTTTAGTATTATTCAATATTGTCTCGGTATTTGTGCTACATTTTTATCTTGGTGggcttcaaaatattttggaagATATGACCTTTACGCTTTTGGACTGGCATTCCAGaccattgtttttttcattattggcGGCTTGGGGTGCTCAAACACACACGGTGCTAAAATGGGAAGTGGCTCTCTTTTGATGGTAgtagcttttttttacaatttaGGAATTGCCCCCGTCGTTTTTTGCTTAGTCTCTGAAATGCCATCTTCAAGACTAAGAACTAAAACGATTATTCTAGCACGTAACACTTACAATTTGGTCAGTATCGCATGTAGTGTTCTTATATTATACCAACTGAACTCTAAGAAGTGGAACTGGGGCGCAAAGTCTGGCTTTTTCTGGGGTGCCTTATGTTTCTGCACTTTAATCTGGGCTATAATCGATCTACCCGAAACTGCCGGGAAGACTTTTGTGGAAATAAATGAACTGTTCAAACTTGGAGTTCGGGCTAGAAAGTTCAAATCAACAAAAGTAGACCCGTTTCTTGTCAAAGAATCTTTTAGAAATGTCTCCCATAATGATCCCAAAGAAGATATGGAAGCTTCCATCCCGGATGGAGAGCAAAGTACCCCATCACTTATGAACTAATGAATATTTATCGACAGTTAAATCGGTAACTACGGCTTCTACTCTACAAGAATACGGAGTATACTATGGATagatttatttcttcttaaTAGTACTTGACCTACAACTATATTGGTCATACGTAATCGGCGTGTATTTTATAATTGTCATTAATACTACCTTTTAACTAATAATCACCAACAACATTCTACGCGTACATGGTTATTATTTCTCCCACTCTCGTTACACACCTCGGCATATGCGTCGCCGCTTTGACTTGCAAGAATATCATATTCTCAGGCCTTTTACCATCATTCTGCAAAAATAGGTATGAAGGAGTTagttttcaaatcattaaACATGTTTGCTATTTACATTTCTATTTTTCGGTGGTCTTCTCAAGCGTTACGCTTTTTCGTTGATTATTTACATGGACATAAAACACTGAATAAAAGTACTCGCTTTTCATTCAGGACCGAAGATAATAGTCTTTACAACCTCTCCACCGTGAGAAATGTTGTAATCGTAAGCCTTTGCTGCATCTTCAAACTTGAACTTGTGGGTTATCAATGGCTTGACATTAACTTTTCCCGTGGATACCAAGTTCACCGCATCGCGA includes these proteins:
- a CDS encoding IMP dehydrogenase; amino-acid sequence: MAAIKDYKTALQFAKSLPRLDGLSVQELMDSKIRGGLTYNDFLILPGLVDFASSEVSLQTKLTRNITLNIPLVSSPMDTVTESEMAIFMALSGGIGFIHHNCTPEDQADMVRRVKNYENGFINNPIVISPTTTVGEAKSMKKKYGFAGFPVTEDGKRNAKLVGVITSRDIQFVEDDSLLVQDVMTKNAVTGAQGITLSEGNEILKKIKKGRLLIVDEKGNLVSMLSRTDLMKNQNYPLASKSANTKQLLCGASIGTMDADKERLRLLVKAGLDVVILDSSQGNSIFQLNMLKWVKESFAGLEVIAGNVVTREQAANLIAAGADGLRIGMGTGSICITQEVMACGRPQGTAVYNVCEFANQFGVPCMADGGVQNIGHITKALALGSSTVMMGGMLAGTTESPGEYFYQDGKRLKAYRGMGSIDAMQKTGTKGNASTSRYFSEFDSVLVAQGVSGAVVDKGSIKKFIPYLYNGLQHSCQDIGCRSLTLLKKNVQSGKVRFEFRTASAQLEGGVNNLHSYEKRLHN
- a CDS encoding SRP1/TIP1 family protein, producing the protein MVKLTSIAAGVAAIAATVAAAPATTTLSPSDERVNLVELGVYVSDIRAHLAQYYMFQAAHPTETYPVEVAEAVFNYGDFTTMLTGIAPDQVTRMITGVPWYSTRLRPAISSALSKDGIYTAIPK
- the MPH2 gene encoding alpha-glucoside permease (Alpha-glucoside permease~similar to YJR160C), which codes for MKNLPFLINRRKENTSNSDLYPGMAKLHEPNWIEMDDHTKKDNLDIVHLEFSPDPITPSDNNKVVAEVFDATEDAQEADESERGMPLMKALNAYPKAVAWSLLVSTTLIMEGYDTAILGAFYALPVFQRRFGSQDDQTGEWEIPASWQIGLTLCYMAGEIVGLQLTGPSVDLVGNRYTLIIALFFLTAFTFILYFCNSLGMIAVGQALCGMPWGCFQCLTVSYASEICPLALRYYLTTYSNLCWLFGQLFAAGIMKNSQNKYADSELGYKLPFALQWIWPVPLALGIFFAPESPWWLVKKGRLDEARRSLGRTLSGKGPEKEILITLEVDKIKVTIEKEKRLTSREGSYSDCFKDKINRRRTRITCLCWAGQATCGSILIGYSTYFYEKAGVSVETSFTFSIIQYCLGICATFLSWWASKYFGRYDLYAFGLAFQTIVFFIIGGLGCSNTHGAKMGSGSLLMVVAFFYNLGIAPVVFCLVSEMPSSRLRTKTIILARNTYNLVSIACSVLILYQLNSKKWNWGAKSGFFWGALCFCTLIWAIIDLPETAGKTFVEINELFKLGVRARKFKSTKVDPFLVKESFRNVSHNDPKEDMEASIPDGEQSTPSLMN